The nucleotide window ATTAGAGAAGTCCTTTAGTTCTATCACTTCTAATACATAGTCGTCCGACATAAGTTTCATAGCATCGTCTACGCTAAACCCCAAGCCTATCGCATTTATTACAGACTTCACTTTCATTGCATCATAAGCGTTCCCTTGCTTAGGTGTAACCTTAATAGACTTGGTCTTTTCATCTAGTTCTATCGTAGTGTTGCTCACTTCTTCTAACCTAGGTATTAACTCCTTTATTATGTGGAGCTTATCATCTGGGACTGTCGTGTACATCATCGCTGTTCACATTACTGATCTTCAGCCTGCTTAATATATCCTCTACTAACTCTACACTTATATTGTGGTCTTCAAAAAACCTGTTGATATTTTCTATATCTCTCTTAAGGAGCTCTAAGGCGTTAGGGTGCTGGAGGTCTACCGACTGGCTAACGTCAATTATATAAGGCTTTTCATCCCACACCATTATGTTATACTCGCTCAAGTCACCATGAACTAGGTGAGCAATATTGACCATCTTCTCTAGTTCTCCTATGACCTTACGGTACAAGTCTTCATTGATCTCCTCTTCTGAGAGCTCTTTCAACAGAGGTGCCCTAATCCCGTCTTGGCCTATAAAATCCATGACTAAAATGTTCCTATAGACAAAAATTGGTCTTGGAGAAGATACTCCAGCTTCATACAACCTAACTAGGTTTTTGTATTCTTTCCTTGCCCAAGTCTCTATTAACTGAAATGTAGTTTTAATTTTTACGTCTTTAAAGCGTGGGTCTCCTATAGTATACTTTTCTAATGCTCTTTTGCTAGCAGCTGTAGTAACATAATATATCTTTACAGCGTACCAAGTCCCATCCTTTGTAAGGGCAGGGTATATCTTAGCTTCCTTACCAGAAGAAATAGCACCATAATATTCTTTTATTTGTAATTTTCTTGCTAATTGAATTAATGAGAGGTAAGTGCGCGAGTCTATCGTTGAATCTACTACTTTAAAAAGATCCTCGTCTTTTATCCTCTTCTCTTCTTTCCTTCTCTTTCCATCTATCAAACCATTATCCTCTCAATTGCTCAATAATATCTGCACTAACTACTTTTTCCTCAATAAGCCTTCTAACCTCACTCTCCTCATAGCGATAAACAATATCACATTTATTAGGTTGAAAATCCCACGGTGCGGCTAACACTACGTCGCCTTCCCTTATCCACATCTTCTTCTTCATCTTTCCCGGTATTCTTCCCAATCTCTCTTTACCATCTAAACATAAAACCTGGATGTGCTCAGCACCGAGCATCCTTTTAACTACGCATAATACTTCTCCTTCTTCAGGCTTTGGGACCTCTCTGGTAGGTTGCGGCGATGTTGATTTCTTTTTAGCCAATCAGTTAATCACCACCATATCATTTACAGCATACCCTTTAAAGTTATAGAGGTCTTAATAACTCGATTGCAATTGCGGTAGAACCGCCTGTACCGTGACATATACTTGCTATCCCTCTCTTCCCGTCCATTTTAGACAATACGTTAATCAATGTAGTTATAATCCTAGCACCGCTAGCTCCTATAGGATGGCCTAAAGCAATAGCTCCTCCAAACACGTTTATCTTGTCGTACGGTACTCCTAGATACCTATTATATAGGGCGTTGTTAACAGCGAAAGCCTCATTATTCTCAAAGTAATCGAACTGAGAAATGTCCATGTTCAACTTCTGCAGGAGTTTCTTTACAGCAAATACGGGGGCCTCAGTGAACCTCCAACTCTCAATCCCTACCCAACTATACCCTATTATCTTTGCTAAAGGTTCAACTTTATACTCCTTAACAGCCTTTTCGCTCATTAAAACCAGTGCTGAAGCACCATCACTTATCTGAGACGAATTTCCAGCCGTGTGAAAACCATCGGGGGTAAAAGCCGGCTTCAACTGAGACAGTTTCTCAACAGAAGTGTCTTTCCTAATACCTTCGTCTTGTGTTACCTCCTTACCGTCTACAGTAACTTTGACTATTTCGTCCTTAAAATACCCTTTATCAGTAGCCATTGCAGCTCTCTTATGGCTTTCATAAGCGATTTCGTCCAACTCTCTCCTTGTAAAGTTATGGGCTTTAGCGACCATGTCTGCCTCTTGACCCATAAGTTTCATATTAAAAGGGTCCGTAAGTCCATCCATTAACATTGTGTCAATGAATGAAAGCTGTTTACCTAAGAGCATTTTAACTCCCCATCTAGCTTCACTTTTTATTGCTAGCATAGCTTGGCTCATGCTTTCCATTCCCCCCGCTACAATTATATCTGCATCTCCGCTTTTGATCATCTGGGCTGCGTTAATTGTGCTTATCATACCTGACGAACACACCATGTCTACACAATACCCTTCTATTTCCATTGGGATCCCTGCTTTAACTGCTGCTTGTCTAGCTAGGTCTTGTCCGTGTCCTGCCCTCAATATATTACCCATAATTGTTATGTCAACTTTGTTCGGTTCTACATTAGCCCTTTTCAACGCTTCTCTTATCGCTATCGCACCTAATTCTACTGGAGGAAGGTCTTTATAAGCTCCTCCAAATTTACCTATTGGTGTCCTTACCGCCGAAACTATGTAAACATCTGACATACAAAGACAATATGTTTAAAGTAGTTTAAATTTTTTAAAACTTAACTTATCATAGCATACTATTTCTTACAACTTGCGGATAAAGGAGGTGCCCCCTTAGGTCAAAGAACGACGCCTCAGTTACTTTAACGTCTACTCTCTT belongs to Stygiolobus caldivivus and includes:
- a CDS encoding thiolase family protein — translated: MSDVYIVSAVRTPIGKFGGAYKDLPPVELGAIAIREALKRANVEPNKVDITIMGNILRAGHGQDLARQAAVKAGIPMEIEGYCVDMVCSSGMISTINAAQMIKSGDADIIVAGGMESMSQAMLAIKSEARWGVKMLLGKQLSFIDTMLMDGLTDPFNMKLMGQEADMVAKAHNFTRRELDEIAYESHKRAAMATDKGYFKDEIVKVTVDGKEVTQDEGIRKDTSVEKLSQLKPAFTPDGFHTAGNSSQISDGASALVLMSEKAVKEYKVEPLAKIIGYSWVGIESWRFTEAPVFAVKKLLQKLNMDISQFDYFENNEAFAVNNALYNRYLGVPYDKINVFGGAIALGHPIGASGARIITTLINVLSKMDGKRGIASICHGTGGSTAIAIELLRPL
- a CDS encoding translation initiation factor aIF-1A, whose amino-acid sequence is MAKKKSTSPQPTREVPKPEEGEVLCVVKRMLGAEHIQVLCLDGKERLGRIPGKMKKKMWIREGDVVLAAPWDFQPNKCDIVYRYEESEVRRLIEEKVVSADIIEQLRG
- a CDS encoding serine protein kinase RIO, coding for MIDGKRRKEEKRIKDEDLFKVVDSTIDSRTYLSLIQLARKLQIKEYYGAISSGKEAKIYPALTKDGTWYAVKIYYVTTAASKRALEKYTIGDPRFKDVKIKTTFQLIETWARKEYKNLVRLYEAGVSSPRPIFVYRNILVMDFIGQDGIRAPLLKELSEEEINEDLYRKVIGELEKMVNIAHLVHGDLSEYNIMVWDEKPYIIDVSQSVDLQHPNALELLKRDIENINRFFEDHNISVELVEDILSRLKISNVNSDDVHDSPR